Proteins from a genomic interval of Triplophysa dalaica isolate WHDGS20190420 chromosome 21, ASM1584641v1, whole genome shotgun sequence:
- the pfkfb2b gene encoding 6-phosphofructo-2-kinase/fructose-2,6-bisphosphatase 2 isoform X1, translating into MSAWLQQDTGPASSAESRKSEPRGQEKKCSWASYMTNSPTVIVMIGLPARGKTYMSKKLTRYLNWIGVPTKVFNLGVYRREAVKAYKSFDFFRHDNEEAMMIRKHCALVALEDVKIYLNEEGGQIAVFDATNTTRERRDLIIDFVKENAYKVFFVESVCDDPEVIAANILEVKVSSPDYPETHRERVMDDFLKRIECYKVTYQPLDPDANDKALSFIKVMNVGRRFLVNRVQDYIQSKIVYYLMNIHVHSHSIYLCRHGESEHNIQGRIGGDSELSPRGRQFASALRDFVEEHKLSDLKVWTSQLRRTILTAEELGVPYEQWKILNEIDAGVCEEMTYDMIQNTFPEEFALRDQDKYHYRYPGGESYQDLVQRLEPVIMELERQGDVLVVCHQAVMRCLLAYFLDKSAEDLPYIKCPLHSVMKLTPVAYGCKVEMFHLNVEAVNTHRDRPLAKVRRDTATLVQRRNSYTPLSTHDQVKRPRLYSAGNRPWLPLTPSPTTLHIHDMPEGALLLQKNQCYHAAASHLAPCVKETALTAQMNLMTVSASE; encoded by the exons ATGTCTGCATGGTTGCAGCAAGACACCGGTCCAGCAAGTTCTGCTGAATCCAGGAAATCAGAGCCCAGAGGACAAGAGAAAAAATGCT CATGGGCATCCTATATGACCAACTCCCCCACCGTGATTGTCATGATAGGCCTGCCTGCGAGAGGCAAGACATACATGTCGAAAAAACTCACACGCTACCTCAACTGGATAGGAGTTCCCACCAAGG TGTTTAACCTGGGCGTGTACCGGAGGGAGGCGGTCAAAGCATATAAGTCTTTTGACTTTTTCAGGCATGACAATGAGGAAGCCATGATGATACGGAA ACATTGTGCCTTAGTGGCCCTGGAAGATGTGAAGATATACCTGAATGAGGAAGGTGGACAAATAGCT GTTTTTGATGCCACAAACACAACTCGAGAAAGACGAGATCTCATTATAGACTTTGTGAAGGAGAATGCATACAAG gtgttttttgTGGAGTCAGTTTGTGATGATCCGGAGGTTATTGCTGCTAATATCCTG GAAGTCAAGGTGTCCAGTCCAGATTATCCAGAGACACACCGAGAAAGAGTCATGGATGATTTTCTGAAACGTATTGAATGTTATAAGGTCACTTACCAACCTTTAGACCCTGATGCTAATGACAA AGCTCTTTCCTTTATTAAGGTGATGAATGTGGGTCGGCGGTTCCTGGTAAACCGCGTTCAGGACTACATTCAGAGTAAGATTGTCTACTACCTCATGAACATCCATGTACACTCGCACTCCATCTACCTGTGCAGGCATGGAGAGAGTGAGCACAACATCCAGGGCCGCATCGGGGGGGATTCTGAACTCTCCCCCAGAGGAAGACAG TTTGCGAGTGCCCTGCGGGATTTCGTTGAAGAGCACAAGCTGTCTGACTTAAAGGTTTGGACCAGCCAGTTGAGGAGAACCATCCTGACAGCCGAAGAGCTGGGAGTTCCCTATGAGCAGTGGAAGATCCTCAATGAGATCGATGCG GGTGTGTGTGAGGAGATGACCTATGATATGATCCAGAACACATTCCCAGAAGAGTTTGCACTCCGGGATCAGGACAAGTACCACTACAGATATCCAGGAGGAGAG TCGTATCAGGATCTGGTTCAGAGACTGGAGCCTGTCATTATGGAGCTTGAGAGACAGGGCGATGTTCTGGTCGTCTGTCATCAGGCGGTTATGCGCTGTCTGCTGGCATATTTCTTGGACAAGAGCGCAG AGGACCTTCCCTATATAAAATGTCCccttcattctgtcatgaagcTCACTCCTGTTGCCTACG GTTGCAAAGTAGAAATGTTTCACCTGAATGTGGAGGCTGTGAACACACATCGCGATCGACCACTT GCCAAAGTCAGGCGAGACACCGCCACTCTGGTTCAGAGGCGGAATAGTTACACGCCCCTCTCCACACATGACCAGGTTAAAAGGCCTCGCCTCTACAGTGCTGGCAACCGGCCCTGGCTGCCCCTCACTCCCTCCCCTACCACCCTGCACATCCACGACATGCCAGAGGGGGCACTGCTGCTTCAGAAAAATCAA TGTTATCATGCGGCAGCCAGTCATCT GGCTCCTTGTGTGAAGGAAACAGCTTTGACAGCGCAGATGAATTTAATGACTGTTTCCGCTTCTGAGTGA
- the pfkfb2b gene encoding 6-phosphofructo-2-kinase/fructose-2,6-bisphosphatase 2 isoform X2: protein MSAWLQQDTGPASSAESRKSEPRGQEKKCSWASYMTNSPTVIVMIGLPARGKTYMSKKLTRYLNWIGVPTKVFNLGVYRREAVKAYKSFDFFRHDNEEAMMIRKHCALVALEDVKIYLNEEGGQIAVFDATNTTRERRDLIIDFVKENAYKVFFVESVCDDPEVIAANILEVKVSSPDYPETHRERVMDDFLKRIECYKVTYQPLDPDANDKALSFIKVMNVGRRFLVNRVQDYIQSKIVYYLMNIHVHSHSIYLCRHGESEHNIQGRIGGDSELSPRGRQFASALRDFVEEHKLSDLKVWTSQLRRTILTAEELGVPYEQWKILNEIDAGVCEEMTYDMIQNTFPEEFALRDQDKYHYRYPGGESYQDLVQRLEPVIMELERQGDVLVVCHQAVMRCLLAYFLDKSAEDLPYIKCPLHSVMKLTPVAYGCKVEMFHLNVEAVNTHRDRPLAKVRRDTATLVQRRNSYTPLSTHDQVKRPRLYSAGNRPWLPLTPSPTTLHIHDMPEGALLLQKNQGSLCEGNSFDSADEFNDCFRF, encoded by the exons ATGTCTGCATGGTTGCAGCAAGACACCGGTCCAGCAAGTTCTGCTGAATCCAGGAAATCAGAGCCCAGAGGACAAGAGAAAAAATGCT CATGGGCATCCTATATGACCAACTCCCCCACCGTGATTGTCATGATAGGCCTGCCTGCGAGAGGCAAGACATACATGTCGAAAAAACTCACACGCTACCTCAACTGGATAGGAGTTCCCACCAAGG TGTTTAACCTGGGCGTGTACCGGAGGGAGGCGGTCAAAGCATATAAGTCTTTTGACTTTTTCAGGCATGACAATGAGGAAGCCATGATGATACGGAA ACATTGTGCCTTAGTGGCCCTGGAAGATGTGAAGATATACCTGAATGAGGAAGGTGGACAAATAGCT GTTTTTGATGCCACAAACACAACTCGAGAAAGACGAGATCTCATTATAGACTTTGTGAAGGAGAATGCATACAAG gtgttttttgTGGAGTCAGTTTGTGATGATCCGGAGGTTATTGCTGCTAATATCCTG GAAGTCAAGGTGTCCAGTCCAGATTATCCAGAGACACACCGAGAAAGAGTCATGGATGATTTTCTGAAACGTATTGAATGTTATAAGGTCACTTACCAACCTTTAGACCCTGATGCTAATGACAA AGCTCTTTCCTTTATTAAGGTGATGAATGTGGGTCGGCGGTTCCTGGTAAACCGCGTTCAGGACTACATTCAGAGTAAGATTGTCTACTACCTCATGAACATCCATGTACACTCGCACTCCATCTACCTGTGCAGGCATGGAGAGAGTGAGCACAACATCCAGGGCCGCATCGGGGGGGATTCTGAACTCTCCCCCAGAGGAAGACAG TTTGCGAGTGCCCTGCGGGATTTCGTTGAAGAGCACAAGCTGTCTGACTTAAAGGTTTGGACCAGCCAGTTGAGGAGAACCATCCTGACAGCCGAAGAGCTGGGAGTTCCCTATGAGCAGTGGAAGATCCTCAATGAGATCGATGCG GGTGTGTGTGAGGAGATGACCTATGATATGATCCAGAACACATTCCCAGAAGAGTTTGCACTCCGGGATCAGGACAAGTACCACTACAGATATCCAGGAGGAGAG TCGTATCAGGATCTGGTTCAGAGACTGGAGCCTGTCATTATGGAGCTTGAGAGACAGGGCGATGTTCTGGTCGTCTGTCATCAGGCGGTTATGCGCTGTCTGCTGGCATATTTCTTGGACAAGAGCGCAG AGGACCTTCCCTATATAAAATGTCCccttcattctgtcatgaagcTCACTCCTGTTGCCTACG GTTGCAAAGTAGAAATGTTTCACCTGAATGTGGAGGCTGTGAACACACATCGCGATCGACCACTT GCCAAAGTCAGGCGAGACACCGCCACTCTGGTTCAGAGGCGGAATAGTTACACGCCCCTCTCCACACATGACCAGGTTAAAAGGCCTCGCCTCTACAGTGCTGGCAACCGGCCCTGGCTGCCCCTCACTCCCTCCCCTACCACCCTGCACATCCACGACATGCCAGAGGGGGCACTGCTGCTTCAGAAAAATCAA GGCTCCTTGTGTGAAGGAAACAGCTTTGACAGCGCAGATGAATTTAATGACTGTTTCCGCTTCTGA
- the id1 gene encoding DNA-binding protein inhibitor ID-1, giving the protein MKVVGPTCALKSNVGGDDVVRCLSDQSLTISKCKIPLLDEQMTMFLQDMNSCYSKLKELVPTLPTNKKASKVEILQHVIDYIWDLQVELDEPGKKHQNSASRTPLTTLNAELASIAVENGCSDDRIMCR; this is encoded by the exons ATGAAAGTTGTGGGACCTACCTGCGCGCTGAAGAGCAACGTTGGCGGCGACGATGTCGTCCGGTGTCTCTCCGACCAGAGCCTGACCATCTCCAAATGCAAGATCCCGCTCCTGGATGAGCAGATGACCATGTTTCTTCAGGACATGAACAGCTGCTACAGCAAGTTGAAAGAGCTGGTGCCCACGCTACCGACCAACAAAAAGGCAAGCAAGGTGGAGATCCTACAGCACGTTATCGACTACATCTGGGACTTGCAGGTGGAGTTGGACGAGCCTGGCAAGAAGCACCAGAACTCCGCTTCCCGAACTCCTCTTACGACTCTGAACGCCGAGCTTGCCAGCATCGCAGTTGAG AACGGATGCTCGGATGACCGAATCATGTGTCGTTAA